Proteins from a genomic interval of Actinoalloteichus hymeniacidonis:
- a CDS encoding type I polyketide synthase — translation MDTQSEKVVAALRASLKDNDRLRRLHQEATAAAREPIAIVAMSCRLPGSVADPEDLWRLVDSETDAVSHFPVDRGWDVEGLYDPDPDAVGKTYSVEGGFLDDVAGFDPAFFGIGPREAVAMDPQQRLLLETAWEAFERAGIDRGTLRGSRTGVFAGLSMTDYFSRLTDVPDGLEGYLSSGAAGSVASGRIAYTFGLEGPAVTVDTACSSSLVAMHLAAQSLRQGECTLALAGGATVLSSPAGFVEFSRQRGLAADGRCKSFAGAADGTGWGEGVGMLLLERLSDAQRNGHRVLAVMRGSAVNQDGASNGLTAPNGPSQERVIRQALTSAGLGVGDVDVVEAHGTGTRLGDPIEVQALLETYGQDRPQDRPLLLGSLKSNIGHTQAAAGVAGVIKMVLAMQHGRLPKTLHVDEPTPQVDWTTGAVRLLSEAQNWPQVDRPRRAGVSSFGLSGTNAHVILEQTSEAPVVRAEPLPAVVPLVLSAKTEPALLAQAGRLKDFLETHPGVDPVDVGWSLATTRSVFDWRAVVTTGDREGLGSVTAQRVGAGRAVFVFPGQGSQWVGMAVELMDSSPVFAASMDECGSALSEFVEWSLVDVLRAGGELERVDVVQPVLWAVMVSLAALWRSFGVEPVAVVGHSQGEIAAAVVAGALSLRDGARVVALRSRVLLGIAGDGGMVSVALSVDEVRARLVDGIGVAAVNGPGSVVVSGAAGVLDRWQAEVEAAGVRVRRVPVDYASHSADVERLRDEILKVLAPVTPRSVELPFYSTLTGGVLDTSGLNAEYWYESLRRPVLFEQATRQLLEDGHDLLIESSPHPVLAVGIEETIEAAGSKAAVVGSLRRDDGSLGRFLHSVADAWAGGAKPDWDAVFGPERSTVELPTYPFQRDRYWMEAPPSTDHPLLSTALSLADGGGAVLNGRLSLRTHPWLADHAVLGSVLFPGTGFVELSLRAADEVGAAGIEELVVSAPLILAERGEVHVQVTVTAPDEMGRRSLSVHSRADEEWVLHASGVLTDEQQGAPVRLEQWPPTGAEPLDVRDLYPGLSGSGLDYGPLFQGLTAAWRSGDDLFAEVTLPDPTGAERFGLHPALSDAALHTVGLSEGSGTRLPFVFRDVSLWAVGASALRVRVSPMGADAVSVDLFGVDGRPVARTGELTLRPVSATDLATSRPAHHDLLFGLEWESVTVPPGDGGWVVLGSDDLRLGDGRVSYSDLASLAAAPPTAAVVVARTYDGDLTAAVHSATSDTLALLQEWLAEPHLDDVPLVFVTRGAVAASHDEDVTDLPGAAVWGLVRSAQSENPGRFFLVDLDGDASLPVAVATGEAQTVVRGEVVSVPRLARTASGGTMLPPADPVWRLGVTEQGSLGNLALLGAPDMSRELNEGEVRIATRAAGLNFRDVLIALGAYPDPDAVIGGEGAGVIVEVASDVIGVEVGDEVFGLFEGSGPIAVADARLVAAKPAGWSWEQAAAVPVVFLTAYYGLVDLAAAKPGERVLIHAAAGGVGSAATQLARHLGLEVFGTASTAKWDTLHATGYDDTHIANSRTLDFEQQFLDTTNGEGVDIVLDCLAGEFVDATLRLLPRGGRFLELGKADIRDPDIIATDHPGIAYRAYDLAEAGTPRLQEILADIVDLFARGILQPIPVSSFDIRRAPEAMRNLSQAKLVGKAVLTIPHTFDPHATVLVTGATGTLGALVCRHLVNTHGARNLLLVSRRGKDADGAAELVAELTESGAKVTLQACDIADRNALATVLSGHTLTAVVHTAGILDDGLLESMTPQRLAAVLRPKVDAVINLHELTTGHNLSEFVMFSSAAAALGAAGQSNYAAANAFIDAFAQHRKTHGLPATAVAWGFWEQRSAMTGHLDATDVQRITATGIVPLTSKEGLELLDLARHAEPAHTLALRLDHTALRHTPEIPPLLTRLIPRTGSMRRAAAAVEAGPQTGPKLLDHLAQLSENERGPALADAIRAEAVLVLGRAQEDAASDDTTFRDLGFDSLTALELRNRLATTTGVRLAPTVVFDHPTSEELAGHLLPKLKLRAGAPAAAPTENVDDGGEDTVVSLYQRAIGDGRVDEATDVLAMLGRLLPTFVDGESRTTTRRLADGDARPAVICLSAPIAPVIWDAYTILAKNFPEPRQMSALVPPGFVAGEPVPADLEALARACGDAVLASTGGDPVVLMGHSSGGYLAHATAAHLAGIGRPPAGVVLVDTYPLDVFDDAEYGEFMRSQMGRHALASGREAVSLGHQLVAQGAYSGFVMSWRPTPLSVPTLLVSASESMSEALRPDYAHTDAEKVWDRVVRVPGNHFTVVSAHARTTAQAIHEWLEEL, via the coding sequence ATGGACACGCAGTCGGAGAAGGTCGTCGCCGCGCTTCGGGCGTCCTTGAAGGACAACGATCGCCTGCGTCGCCTCCACCAGGAAGCGACCGCGGCGGCCCGCGAGCCGATCGCGATCGTGGCGATGAGTTGCCGCTTGCCGGGCAGTGTGGCGGATCCGGAGGACCTGTGGCGGCTGGTGGACTCGGAAACCGATGCGGTGTCGCACTTCCCAGTGGATCGCGGCTGGGACGTCGAGGGCCTCTACGATCCCGATCCGGACGCCGTCGGGAAGACCTACTCCGTCGAGGGTGGCTTCCTGGACGACGTCGCCGGGTTCGACCCGGCGTTCTTCGGCATCGGCCCTCGGGAGGCCGTGGCGATGGACCCGCAGCAGCGGTTGCTGTTGGAAACGGCGTGGGAAGCGTTCGAGCGTGCGGGCATCGACCGGGGGACGCTACGAGGCAGCCGCACCGGCGTGTTCGCCGGCTTGAGCATGACCGACTACTTCTCCCGGTTGACCGATGTGCCGGACGGATTGGAGGGCTACCTCTCCAGCGGCGCGGCGGGCAGCGTGGCTTCCGGACGGATTGCTTACACGTTTGGGCTTGAAGGACCGGCGGTCACGGTCGACACGGCGTGTTCGTCGTCGTTGGTGGCGATGCACCTGGCGGCGCAGTCGTTGCGGCAGGGTGAGTGCACGCTCGCTCTGGCGGGTGGTGCGACCGTGTTGTCCTCGCCTGCGGGTTTCGTGGAGTTCAGCCGGCAGCGGGGGCTGGCCGCAGACGGGCGCTGCAAGTCGTTCGCGGGTGCGGCGGACGGCACCGGCTGGGGCGAGGGTGTGGGGATGCTGCTGTTGGAGCGGTTGTCCGATGCTCAGCGCAACGGTCATCGGGTGCTTGCGGTGATGCGGGGTTCGGCGGTGAACCAGGACGGGGCTTCCAACGGGTTGACCGCGCCGAACGGTCCGTCCCAGGAACGGGTCATCCGCCAGGCCCTCACGAGTGCCGGGCTCGGTGTTGGCGATGTGGACGTGGTGGAGGCGCACGGCACCGGGACCAGGCTCGGGGACCCGATCGAAGTGCAGGCGCTTCTGGAGACCTATGGGCAGGATCGTCCTCAGGACAGGCCGTTGTTGTTGGGGTCGTTGAAGTCGAATATCGGTCACACGCAGGCCGCGGCCGGGGTCGCGGGTGTCATCAAGATGGTGCTGGCGATGCAACACGGCCGGTTGCCGAAGACTTTGCATGTCGATGAGCCGACTCCGCAGGTGGACTGGACGACCGGTGCGGTGCGTTTGCTGTCCGAGGCACAGAACTGGCCGCAGGTGGATCGGCCGCGTCGTGCTGGGGTCTCATCGTTCGGCCTCAGCGGGACCAACGCGCACGTGATCCTCGAACAGACATCGGAAGCTCCTGTCGTGCGGGCGGAACCGCTGCCGGCTGTGGTGCCGTTGGTCCTTTCGGCGAAGACCGAGCCCGCGCTGCTGGCGCAGGCCGGGCGCCTGAAGGACTTCCTCGAAACGCATCCCGGTGTGGACCCGGTGGATGTGGGTTGGTCGTTGGCGACGACCCGGTCGGTGTTCGACTGGCGTGCGGTGGTGACGACCGGTGACCGGGAGGGCTTGGGGTCGGTTACCGCGCAGCGGGTCGGTGCCGGTAGGGCGGTGTTCGTCTTTCCGGGTCAGGGTTCGCAGTGGGTGGGTATGGCGGTGGAGTTGATGGACTCCTCGCCCGTGTTCGCGGCGTCGATGGATGAGTGCGGATCGGCGCTGTCGGAGTTCGTCGAGTGGTCGTTGGTCGACGTTCTACGTGCCGGCGGCGAGCTCGAGCGTGTTGATGTGGTGCAGCCAGTGTTGTGGGCGGTGATGGTGTCGTTGGCTGCGCTGTGGCGTTCTTTTGGTGTGGAGCCTGTTGCGGTGGTGGGTCATTCACAGGGCGAGATCGCTGCCGCGGTGGTCGCCGGTGCGTTGTCGTTGCGGGATGGTGCCCGGGTGGTGGCGTTGCGCAGCAGGGTGTTGCTGGGTATCGCCGGTGACGGTGGCATGGTGTCCGTCGCGTTGTCGGTGGATGAGGTGCGTGCCCGGTTGGTCGACGGGATCGGGGTTGCTGCGGTCAACGGGCCGGGTTCGGTGGTGGTGTCGGGTGCGGCGGGGGTGTTGGATCGGTGGCAGGCCGAGGTGGAGGCTGCTGGGGTTCGGGTGCGTCGGGTACCGGTGGACTACGCCTCCCACTCCGCTGACGTGGAGCGGTTGCGTGACGAGATCCTGAAGGTGTTGGCTCCGGTCACACCGCGGTCGGTGGAGCTGCCGTTCTACTCCACGCTGACCGGCGGGGTGCTCGACACCTCGGGGTTGAACGCCGAGTACTGGTATGAGAGCTTGCGTCGGCCGGTGCTGTTCGAGCAGGCGACCAGACAGTTGTTGGAGGACGGTCACGATCTGCTGATCGAGTCCAGTCCGCATCCGGTGCTGGCCGTCGGTATCGAGGAGACCATCGAGGCGGCGGGGAGCAAGGCCGCGGTGGTCGGCTCCCTCCGCCGCGACGACGGCAGCCTCGGCCGGTTCCTACACTCCGTGGCGGATGCCTGGGCGGGTGGCGCCAAGCCTGACTGGGACGCGGTGTTCGGTCCCGAGCGTTCCACGGTGGAGCTGCCCACCTACCCGTTCCAACGGGACCGGTACTGGATGGAAGCCCCGCCATCGACCGACCACCCGCTGCTGAGCACAGCCCTGTCCTTGGCCGATGGGGGCGGCGCGGTGCTGAACGGCCGGTTGTCCTTGCGCACCCATCCGTGGCTGGCTGATCACGCCGTCTTAGGGTCGGTGTTGTTCCCCGGTACGGGGTTCGTCGAGTTGTCGCTGCGGGCCGCAGACGAGGTCGGCGCTGCCGGTATCGAAGAACTCGTGGTGTCGGCGCCGCTGATCCTGGCGGAACGCGGCGAAGTCCATGTCCAGGTGACGGTGACGGCGCCCGATGAGATGGGCCGCCGCTCACTGAGCGTGCACTCGCGCGCGGACGAGGAGTGGGTGCTGCACGCCTCGGGCGTCCTCACCGACGAACAGCAAGGCGCACCCGTACGGCTGGAGCAGTGGCCGCCGACCGGGGCGGAGCCCCTCGACGTGCGGGACCTGTACCCCGGCCTCTCCGGATCGGGTCTGGACTACGGGCCGCTGTTCCAGGGGCTGACGGCGGCATGGCGGTCCGGCGACGACCTGTTCGCCGAGGTCACGCTGCCGGACCCGACGGGCGCCGAGCGGTTCGGCCTGCACCCGGCGCTGTCGGATGCGGCCTTGCACACGGTCGGGCTCAGCGAAGGGAGCGGGACGCGGCTGCCGTTCGTGTTTCGTGACGTGTCGTTGTGGGCGGTGGGTGCGTCCGCGTTGCGGGTGCGGGTCTCTCCGATGGGTGCGGATGCGGTTTCGGTTGATCTGTTTGGTGTGGATGGTCGGCCGGTGGCTCGTACCGGTGAGTTGACGTTGCGGCCGGTGTCCGCCACAGACCTGGCCACATCCCGTCCCGCCCACCATGACCTGTTGTTCGGGTTGGAGTGGGAGTCCGTCACGGTGCCGCCGGGTGATGGTGGTTGGGTCGTGCTCGGGTCTGATGATCTGCGCCTCGGGGATGGGAGGGTGTCCTATTCGGACCTTGCTTCCCTGGCGGCTGCGCCGCCTACCGCTGCTGTGGTGGTCGCGCGGACCTACGACGGTGATCTGACTGCGGCCGTGCACTCGGCGACGAGTGACACGTTGGCACTGTTGCAGGAATGGCTCGCCGAACCCCACTTGGACGACGTGCCGTTGGTGTTCGTGACCCGTGGCGCGGTCGCGGCGTCCCATGACGAGGACGTCACGGACCTACCGGGTGCGGCGGTGTGGGGGCTGGTGCGCTCGGCGCAGTCGGAGAACCCCGGCCGGTTCTTCCTGGTCGACCTTGACGGTGATGCGTCGCTGCCGGTGGCCGTGGCGACCGGCGAGGCTCAGACAGTTGTCCGTGGCGAGGTGGTGTCGGTGCCCCGGCTCGCGCGGACAGCGTCCGGTGGCACCATGCTGCCGCCGGCGGATCCGGTCTGGCGGTTGGGCGTCACCGAACAGGGCAGTCTGGGAAACCTGGCCCTGCTCGGCGCGCCGGATATGTCCCGTGAGCTGAACGAGGGCGAGGTGCGGATCGCGACACGCGCTGCGGGGCTGAACTTCCGGGACGTGCTCATCGCCCTGGGTGCTTACCCCGATCCTGACGCCGTCATCGGCGGCGAAGGCGCCGGCGTGATCGTGGAGGTGGCCTCGGACGTCATCGGCGTCGAGGTTGGTGACGAGGTGTTCGGCCTTTTCGAAGGTTCGGGTCCGATTGCGGTGGCTGACGCTCGTTTGGTGGCCGCCAAGCCGGCCGGGTGGTCGTGGGAGCAGGCGGCTGCGGTGCCGGTGGTGTTCCTGACGGCGTATTACGGGTTGGTGGATTTAGCGGCGGCCAAGCCCGGTGAGCGTGTCCTGATCCACGCGGCCGCCGGTGGGGTCGGCTCCGCCGCGACACAACTCGCCCGCCACCTCGGTCTGGAGGTCTTCGGAACAGCGAGCACCGCCAAGTGGGACACCCTGCACGCCACCGGCTACGACGACACCCACATCGCCAACTCACGGACCTTGGACTTCGAACAACAATTCCTCGACACCACCAACGGCGAGGGCGTCGACATCGTCCTGGACTGTCTAGCCGGAGAGTTCGTCGACGCCACCCTGCGGCTACTCCCCCGAGGCGGACGGTTCCTCGAACTCGGCAAAGCCGACATCCGCGACCCCGACATCATCGCCACCGACCACCCGGGGATCGCCTACCGGGCCTACGACCTGGCCGAAGCCGGAACACCAAGACTGCAAGAGATCCTCGCCGACATCGTCGACCTATTCGCCCGCGGCATCCTCCAACCCATCCCGGTGTCCTCGTTCGACATCCGCCGCGCTCCCGAGGCAATGCGCAACCTCAGCCAGGCCAAGCTGGTCGGCAAGGCCGTACTGACCATCCCGCACACTTTCGATCCCCACGCCACGGTGCTGGTCACCGGGGCCACCGGAACCCTCGGCGCCCTGGTCTGCCGCCACCTCGTCAACACACACGGCGCACGGAATCTGTTGCTGGTCAGCCGCCGTGGCAAAGACGCTGACGGCGCGGCCGAGTTGGTCGCCGAACTCACGGAGTCCGGGGCGAAGGTCACCCTGCAAGCCTGCGACATCGCCGACCGGAACGCCCTGGCAACAGTGCTGTCAGGACACACACTGACCGCAGTCGTCCACACCGCAGGCATCCTCGACGACGGGCTGCTGGAGTCCATGACACCGCAACGACTCGCAGCCGTACTACGCCCCAAAGTCGACGCGGTCATCAACCTCCACGAACTCACAACCGGACACAACCTGTCCGAATTCGTGATGTTCTCCTCCGCCGCCGCCGCTCTCGGCGCCGCAGGCCAAAGCAACTACGCCGCCGCCAACGCATTCATCGACGCGTTCGCCCAACACCGGAAAACACACGGCCTACCCGCCACCGCCGTGGCCTGGGGATTCTGGGAACAACGCAGCGCGATGACCGGGCACCTCGACGCCACCGACGTCCAGCGGATCACCGCGACCGGAATCGTGCCACTCACCAGCAAAGAAGGCCTCGAACTACTCGACCTGGCCCGGCACGCCGAACCCGCGCACACCCTGGCCCTACGACTCGACCACACCGCCCTACGACATACACCGGAAATCCCACCGCTACTGACCAGACTGATACCCCGCACCGGGTCGATGCGGCGCGCTGCCGCCGCTGTCGAGGCGGGGCCGCAGACGGGGCCGAAGCTCCTGGACCACCTGGCTCAGCTGTCCGAGAACGAGCGCGGGCCCGCGCTCGCCGACGCGATCCGGGCCGAAGCCGTGCTCGTGCTCGGGCGCGCGCAGGAGGACGCCGCCTCTGACGACACGACGTTCCGAGACCTCGGGTTCGACTCCCTGACGGCACTCGAACTGCGCAACCGCCTCGCCACGACCACCGGCGTCCGGCTCGCGCCGACCGTCGTCTTCGACCACCCCACCTCGGAAGAGCTGGCTGGACACCTGCTGCCGAAGCTGAAGCTCCGCGCCGGTGCGCCTGCTGCCGCGCCGACCGAGAACGTGGACGACGGTGGCGAGGACACTGTCGTGTCGCTGTACCAGCGCGCCATCGGCGACGGACGCGTCGACGAGGCGACGGACGTGCTCGCCATGCTCGGCCGTCTGCTGCCGACCTTCGTCGATGGCGAATCGCGGACCACGACGCGACGCCTGGCCGACGGCGACGCCCGGCCCGCGGTGATCTGCCTGAGCGCCCCGATCGCGCCGGTGATCTGGGACGCCTACACGATCCTCGCGAAGAACTTCCCGGAACCGCGGCAAATGTCGGCGCTCGTCCCGCCCGGATTCGTTGCGGGAGAACCGGTTCCGGCCGACCTCGAAGCGTTGGCGCGGGCCTGCGGTGACGCAGTCCTGGCCTCGACGGGAGGCGATCCGGTCGTGCTCATGGGACATTCATCGGGGGGCTACCTCGCCCACGCGACGGCCGCCCACCTGGCGGGTATCGGCAGGCCACCGGCCGGGGTCGTCCTCGTCGACACCTACCCCCTTGACGTGTTCGACGACGCGGAGTACGGCGAATTCATGCGGTCCCAGATGGGGCGGCACGCACTGGCCTCCGGGCGCGAGGCGGTGTCCCTGGGGCACCAGCTCGTCGCGCAGGGCGCCTACTCGGGCTTTGTCATGTCCTGGCGGCCGACGCCGTTGTCCGTGCCGACACTGCTGGTCAGCGCATCCGAGTCGATGTCGGAGGCACTTCGGCCGGACTACGCCCACACCGACGCGGAGAAGGTCTGGGACCGGGTCGTCCGGGTTCCGGGGAACCACTTCACGGTGGTCTCGGCGCACGCGCGGACGACCGCACAAGCGATCCACGAATGGCTGGAAGAACTGTGA